The following coding sequences are from one Rathayibacter sp. SW19 window:
- a CDS encoding NAD-dependent epimerase/dehydratase family protein translates to MRVVVIGATGHVGSYLIPRLVDRGDEVVALSRGIREPYRSDPRWQRARRIAIDRDALDAAGTFGALVAELKPDVVIDLICFTAASAQQLVEALRGTAALLITCGSIWIHGPLTEVPGTEDAPRNTWGAYGLGKAAIEDMLLAESRSAGGLPCIVLHPGHISGPGWRVINPAANLNLDVWARLASGREVVLPNLGLETLHHVHADDVAQAFERAIDHAADAAGSAFSIVSPRALTLRGYAQAVAGWSGREASLRFVPFEEFRAVVGDQNADITWDHIARSPAFSIEKAQRMLGYAPRYTSLEAVAEAVRWLHDDGQLN, encoded by the coding sequence ATGCGGGTGGTCGTGATCGGCGCAACAGGACACGTCGGCAGTTATCTGATCCCGCGGCTCGTCGATCGCGGTGACGAGGTGGTGGCGCTCTCGCGGGGCATCCGCGAACCATACCGGTCCGATCCGCGGTGGCAGCGGGCGCGACGCATCGCAATCGACCGCGACGCTCTGGATGCGGCTGGCACCTTTGGCGCGCTAGTCGCCGAGTTGAAGCCGGATGTCGTCATCGATTTGATCTGCTTCACGGCCGCGTCTGCGCAGCAGCTCGTCGAAGCGCTGCGCGGAACCGCAGCGCTTCTGATCACCTGCGGGAGTATTTGGATTCACGGCCCGTTGACCGAGGTGCCCGGAACAGAGGACGCACCGCGCAACACCTGGGGCGCGTACGGGCTGGGCAAGGCGGCGATCGAGGACATGCTCCTGGCCGAGTCGCGCAGTGCCGGCGGGCTGCCCTGCATCGTGCTGCATCCCGGCCACATCAGCGGACCAGGTTGGCGGGTCATCAATCCCGCCGCCAACCTCAATCTCGATGTGTGGGCGCGGCTTGCGTCCGGCCGTGAGGTCGTGCTGCCGAATCTCGGCCTCGAGACGCTGCATCACGTTCACGCCGACGATGTCGCGCAGGCTTTCGAACGGGCGATCGACCACGCAGCGGATGCCGCGGGCTCAGCCTTCAGCATCGTCTCGCCACGCGCGCTCACGCTGCGTGGCTATGCGCAGGCGGTCGCCGGCTGGTCGGGGCGCGAAGCCAGCCTGCGCTTTGTGCCGTTCGAAGAATTCCGCGCCGTCGTCGGCGACCAGAACGCCGACATCACCTGGGATCACATCGCGCGCAGCCCCGCATTCAGCATTGAGAAGGCGCAGCGGATGCTCGGCTACGCGCCGCGCTACACCTCACTCGAGGCGGTTGCGGAGGCCGTTCGATGGCTGCACGATGACGGCCAACTGAACTGA
- a CDS encoding TetR/AcrR family transcriptional regulator, whose amino-acid sequence MQETEVVGLRDRKRLLTRKRLEWAAIDIVADAGLEALTIDAISDRAEVSPRTFFNYFDSKEDAILGIRLAGDVTAELERTVAELQPASLRDGVLTLFTTLFEDASHDPKLRAARRRVLREHPDLLQRRFAKMGAMFGTLTHSVHALMQRTTRPGDREPTESEARVVLMACGAAVHSAVMELSCEKGGLSDRSPGPAVRARAEQLLDETMGRLT is encoded by the coding sequence GTGCAAGAGACAGAAGTAGTGGGGCTGCGAGACCGCAAGCGACTGCTGACGCGCAAGCGGCTGGAATGGGCCGCGATCGACATCGTCGCCGATGCCGGCCTTGAGGCTCTGACCATTGACGCGATCAGCGATCGCGCCGAGGTGTCGCCGCGCACGTTCTTCAACTACTTCGACAGCAAGGAGGATGCCATACTCGGCATCCGATTGGCGGGCGACGTCACGGCCGAACTCGAGCGGACGGTGGCCGAGCTGCAGCCAGCGTCGCTGCGTGACGGCGTGCTGACACTGTTCACGACGCTCTTCGAGGATGCATCGCACGACCCCAAGCTGCGTGCCGCGCGTCGCCGGGTTCTCCGCGAGCACCCCGACCTGCTGCAACGACGGTTCGCCAAGATGGGCGCCATGTTCGGCACACTCACCCACAGCGTGCACGCGCTCATGCAGCGCACTACGCGGCCAGGCGATCGAGAGCCGACCGAGAGCGAGGCGCGCGTTGTGCTGATGGCATGCGGCGCGGCCGTGCACTCTGCCGTCATGGAATTGAGCTGTGAGAAGGGTGGCCTGTCCGACAGATCGCCTGGCCCTGCGGTGCGGGCCCGAGCGGAACAGCTGTTGGACGAGACGATGGGACGACTGACATGA
- a CDS encoding Gfo/Idh/MocA family protein: MGSSLNNGPLTIGVIGVGTISAQYFAEFPKLPGLRLLAVADVNQARAAEVAAEQGVEALAVDALLADPRIDAVLNLTIPAAHVEIGMKALRAGKHVYGEKPLALDPAEAAPMLALAAELGLRVGSAPDTVLGTGIQTARQVLDSGAVGEPVAAAVHWSSPGHERWHPAPQFYYQPGGGPLLDMAPYYLSSLVTLLGPVLRVSGVATRSARERTIATGPSAGTVIPVDVDTHVSAILEHAGGATSTVTVSFDVWASRAPLFELYGTSGTIAVPDPNRFSDAVEVWTTQAPEWREVPVSAGYEDAGRGFGLADMAHAIETDRPHRASGELAFHVLEIMDAVLRAGHEHGVIELTSTASRPEPVPFGALPGSW; this comes from the coding sequence GTGGGCAGCTCGCTAAACAATGGCCCGCTGACGATTGGTGTGATCGGCGTCGGCACGATCAGCGCGCAGTATTTCGCAGAGTTCCCGAAACTGCCGGGTCTGCGCCTGCTCGCCGTCGCCGACGTGAACCAGGCGCGTGCGGCCGAGGTGGCTGCCGAGCAGGGTGTTGAGGCGCTCGCCGTCGACGCTCTCCTCGCCGATCCACGAATCGACGCCGTGCTGAATCTGACCATCCCCGCCGCGCACGTCGAAATCGGGATGAAGGCGCTGCGCGCGGGAAAGCACGTATACGGAGAGAAGCCGCTGGCGCTTGATCCTGCTGAAGCAGCCCCGATGCTCGCGCTTGCCGCCGAGCTCGGGCTGCGCGTGGGAAGTGCGCCTGACACCGTCCTCGGTACGGGCATCCAGACGGCGCGTCAGGTGCTGGACTCCGGCGCTGTTGGAGAGCCGGTTGCGGCAGCGGTGCATTGGAGTTCCCCTGGACACGAGCGGTGGCATCCGGCCCCGCAGTTCTACTATCAGCCTGGTGGTGGCCCGCTGCTTGACATGGCGCCGTACTATTTGTCCAGCCTCGTCACGCTGCTTGGCCCAGTGCTGCGCGTCTCCGGTGTCGCAACCCGGTCCGCGCGCGAGCGCACGATCGCGACCGGGCCGTCTGCAGGAACGGTGATTCCGGTGGATGTCGACACGCACGTCAGCGCGATCCTCGAACATGCGGGCGGTGCGACTTCGACGGTGACGGTCAGCTTCGACGTATGGGCGTCCCGTGCCCCGTTGTTCGAGCTCTACGGAACCTCAGGAACCATCGCTGTTCCGGACCCCAACCGGTTTTCGGATGCGGTCGAAGTGTGGACGACCCAGGCGCCCGAGTGGCGCGAGGTGCCCGTGTCGGCAGGCTACGAGGATGCCGGGCGCGGCTTCGGTCTCGCAGACATGGCGCACGCGATCGAGACGGATCGGCCGCATCGTGCATCCGGCGAGCTTGCGTTCCACGTGCTGGAGATCATGGATGCGGTGCTGCGCGCCGGCCACGAACACGGCGTGATCGAGTTGACCAGCACCGCATCGCGCCCGGAGCCGGTGCCGTTCGGGGCGTTACCCGGCAGCTGGTAA
- a CDS encoding multidrug effflux MFS transporter: protein MTTVVHPGDSLSGRERLVYILVLGALTALGPFTIDLYLPAFPVLESDMHVSAAAIQLTLTGTTVGFAVGQLLVGPWSDKVGRRLPLILATGLHIAASIGAAVSPDITWLAVFRILQGFGAAAGGVVAMAMVRDLFGGRPLVRMLSRLALVSGLAPVLAPVIGSQLLSIMPWRGIFLVLACYGAVVLAAVWFLIVETRPVERRLDAGHSTLRDRYRAVLTDRVFVGTAIVGGMTFSGLFAYLSASPFLFQQVYAFDAQQYGLLFAVNSLGVVFGVQASARLTKYLGPQWILVGTTTAMLVLGATIVVLDIAGAGLWGILIPLWFFIACCGFSFPCIQVLGLNTHGNEAGTAASLLGAVNFGMAGIISPIVGILGVSNAIPMGAVMIGTSLVSVIVLWFVVRPRTVPALTN from the coding sequence GTGACTACTGTTGTCCACCCCGGCGATTCGCTTTCCGGCCGCGAGCGACTCGTCTACATCCTCGTGCTCGGCGCTCTCACCGCGCTTGGTCCGTTCACGATCGACTTGTACCTGCCTGCGTTCCCGGTGCTCGAGTCGGACATGCACGTATCCGCCGCCGCGATCCAGCTGACTCTCACCGGCACGACCGTCGGTTTCGCTGTCGGTCAGCTCCTGGTCGGACCGTGGAGCGACAAGGTCGGGCGCCGCCTGCCGCTGATCCTGGCGACAGGGCTGCACATCGCCGCGTCGATCGGCGCTGCAGTGTCGCCCGACATCACCTGGCTCGCAGTCTTCCGCATTCTTCAGGGTTTCGGCGCAGCGGCCGGCGGCGTTGTCGCGATGGCGATGGTGCGCGACTTGTTCGGCGGGCGACCCCTCGTGCGGATGCTTTCCCGCCTCGCCCTCGTCAGCGGACTCGCCCCGGTGCTCGCCCCTGTGATCGGGTCGCAGTTGCTGTCGATCATGCCCTGGCGTGGCATCTTCTTGGTTCTCGCCTGCTACGGCGCCGTGGTGCTCGCGGCCGTCTGGTTCCTGATCGTGGAAACGCGCCCGGTCGAGCGGCGGCTGGATGCCGGGCACTCGACTCTTCGGGACCGCTACCGCGCGGTGCTCACCGACCGCGTGTTCGTCGGCACAGCCATCGTCGGCGGCATGACCTTCAGCGGGCTGTTCGCGTATTTGTCGGCATCGCCGTTCCTGTTCCAGCAGGTTTACGCGTTCGATGCGCAACAGTACGGGCTGCTGTTCGCCGTCAACTCGCTGGGCGTCGTGTTCGGAGTGCAAGCCAGCGCGCGTTTGACGAAATATCTCGGTCCGCAATGGATCCTGGTCGGAACGACCACCGCGATGCTCGTGCTCGGCGCGACGATCGTGGTGCTGGATATTGCAGGGGCCGGGCTGTGGGGCATCCTGATTCCACTGTGGTTCTTCATCGCGTGCTGTGGTTTCAGCTTTCCCTGCATCCAGGTTCTCGGTCTCAATACGCACGGAAACGAGGCGGGCACTGCGGCGTCGCTGCTCGGAGCCGTCAACTTCGGCATGGCCGGGATCATCTCCCCGATCGTGGGCATCCTGGGCGTCAGCAACGCGATCCCGATGGGCGCCGTCATGATCGGCACCTCGCTTGTCTCCGTGATCGTGCTGTGGTTCGTGGTCCGGCCGCGCACCGTGCCTGCGCTAACGAATTGA
- a CDS encoding MDR family MFS transporter, producing MSMTTQDEAPAKIEPHHTRNILLVFAGLMMAMLLASLDQTIFSTALPTIVGDLHGVDLMTWVITIYILASTIMLPVYGKLGDLIGRKGIFIGAISIFILGSIIGGWSQDMTWLIVGRGIQGLGGGGLMILSQAIIADVVPARERGKYMGIMGGVFALSSVAGPLLGGWFTDVIGWRWGLWMNIPLGILAILAAMLFLHLPKHPRNGLKLDVFGIALLALASTGIVLVSTWGGSTYDWDSPQILGLIGGTVVAAILFVIVELRTPEPVMPMHLFRKLNFNLMTAAGLAIGVAMFGTLAYVPTYLQMVTGANATQSGLLMIPMMAAVLITSIVSGALVTKTGRYKWAPISGTLVTAVGMLLLSTMTSTLPVWVICAYLAVMGLGLGLCMQIFVLVVQNTFSNALVGVATATNNYFRQIGASLGSAVVGSLFASRLVTLLGERMPPSAASSGAGKVNDLTPHLVHGLPAPIRDIIVGSYNDALTPIFLYILPLVLIATVLVCFLKEVPLKKTIDNGDVRRESLQVDGTETMALSTAGISVVSQSDLDGAAGLGASHPSGEQRS from the coding sequence ATGAGCATGACCACGCAGGACGAGGCTCCCGCGAAGATCGAACCGCACCACACCCGGAACATACTGCTGGTGTTCGCAGGTCTGATGATGGCCATGTTGCTGGCGTCGCTGGACCAGACGATCTTCTCAACGGCGCTGCCGACCATCGTCGGAGACCTGCACGGCGTCGACCTGATGACCTGGGTGATCACCATCTACATCCTCGCCTCGACCATCATGCTGCCCGTCTACGGCAAGCTGGGCGACCTGATCGGGCGCAAGGGCATCTTCATCGGCGCGATCTCGATCTTCATCCTCGGGTCGATCATCGGCGGCTGGTCGCAGGACATGACCTGGCTGATCGTCGGCCGTGGCATCCAGGGTCTCGGCGGTGGTGGCCTGATGATCCTGTCGCAGGCGATCATCGCCGATGTGGTACCCGCGCGCGAGCGCGGCAAGTACATGGGCATCATGGGCGGCGTGTTCGCGCTGTCTTCGGTGGCAGGCCCGCTGCTAGGCGGCTGGTTCACCGACGTCATCGGCTGGCGCTGGGGGCTGTGGATGAACATCCCGCTGGGCATCCTCGCCATTCTCGCGGCCATGTTATTCCTGCACCTGCCCAAGCACCCCCGCAACGGCCTCAAGCTCGACGTGTTCGGCATCGCGCTGTTGGCGCTGGCGTCGACGGGTATCGTCCTCGTGAGCACGTGGGGTGGATCGACGTACGATTGGGACTCCCCGCAGATACTCGGTCTTATCGGTGGAACAGTTGTCGCCGCCATCCTGTTCGTCATCGTCGAGTTGCGCACCCCCGAGCCGGTGATGCCTATGCATCTGTTCCGCAAGCTGAACTTCAATCTCATGACGGCCGCGGGCCTGGCCATCGGTGTCGCAATGTTCGGCACCCTGGCCTATGTGCCCACGTACCTGCAGATGGTCACCGGCGCCAACGCAACGCAATCGGGCTTGCTGATGATTCCGATGATGGCCGCCGTGCTCATCACCTCGATCGTCTCGGGTGCCCTGGTCACCAAGACCGGCAGATACAAGTGGGCACCGATCTCCGGCACCCTGGTCACCGCTGTGGGTATGCTCCTGCTCTCGACCATGACGTCGACTCTTCCGGTCTGGGTCATCTGCGCGTACCTCGCCGTCATGGGGCTCGGCCTCGGCCTGTGCATGCAAATTTTCGTGCTGGTCGTGCAGAACACGTTCTCCAACGCCTTGGTGGGCGTGGCCACGGCGACCAATAACTACTTTCGCCAGATCGGCGCCTCACTGGGGTCGGCAGTCGTCGGCAGCCTGTTTGCGTCACGGCTCGTGACCCTCCTGGGAGAGCGGATGCCTCCAAGCGCCGCATCCTCGGGCGCCGGCAAGGTCAACGACCTCACACCGCACCTCGTGCACGGCCTGCCGGCACCGATCCGCGACATCATCGTCGGTTCGTACAACGACGCGCTCACCCCGATCTTCCTCTACATCCTGCCGCTGGTTCTGATCGCCACCGTGCTCGTCTGCTTCCTCAAAGAGGTGCCACTGAAAAAGACCATCGACAATGGTGACGTGCGACGTGAGAGCCTGCAAGTGGACGGCACGGAGACCATGGCGCTGTCCACGGCCGGCATCTCAGTGGTCAGCCAGTCTGACCTGGACGGCGCGGCAGGTCTCGGGGCCTCGCACCCGTCGGGCGAGCAGAGGTCATAA
- a CDS encoding GH1 family beta-glucosidase, producing the protein MSTGNADYRDGGIQFPADFVFGSATASYQVEGAVNEDGRGQSIWDTFSHTPGKVCNGDTGDVADDHYHRLEADLDLMQSLNLHAYRFSIAWPRIQPTGRGPANQAGLAFYSRLIDGLIARGIAPVATLYHWDLPQALEDEGGWTNRSTALAFAEYARIVGEAYGDRVAVWTTLNEPWCAAFLGYASGAHAPGRTEPLASLKAAHHLNLAHGLALRELRAVVTNDAQYSVTLNLHALRGDGPTGPEAVRRIDAIGNRIFTGPMLHGGYPRDLLEDTRDITDWSFVLDGDTELINQKIDVLGVNYYSTTRVRVWDGEGERASADGHKAVGASPWPGADDIEFLEQPGPYTSMGWNIEPSGLEELLLAVHAEFPDQPLMVTENGAAFDDVVTADASGSDAARPAVHDTDRIDYFRRHLTAVHRALSAGVDLRGYFVWSLLDNFEWGFGYSMRFGIVRVDYDTLERLPKDSAAWYAELAASGHLPD; encoded by the coding sequence ATGAGCACAGGCAACGCGGACTATCGAGACGGCGGAATTCAGTTTCCCGCCGACTTCGTTTTCGGATCAGCGACGGCGTCGTACCAGGTCGAGGGCGCCGTGAACGAGGACGGCCGCGGCCAAAGCATCTGGGACACCTTCAGCCACACACCGGGCAAAGTGTGCAACGGGGACACCGGCGACGTAGCGGATGACCACTACCACCGGTTGGAGGCCGACCTCGACCTGATGCAGAGCTTGAACCTGCACGCATACCGCTTCTCGATCGCCTGGCCGCGCATCCAGCCGACCGGTCGCGGGCCGGCGAATCAAGCGGGGCTCGCGTTCTATTCGCGGCTGATCGATGGCCTGATTGCGCGTGGCATCGCACCCGTTGCCACGCTGTACCACTGGGACCTGCCACAGGCGCTCGAAGACGAGGGCGGCTGGACGAATCGGTCGACCGCCCTGGCGTTCGCAGAGTATGCCCGCATTGTCGGCGAGGCGTACGGCGATCGGGTCGCCGTCTGGACAACGCTGAATGAGCCGTGGTGTGCGGCGTTCTTGGGTTACGCATCCGGTGCGCATGCGCCCGGGCGCACGGAGCCGCTTGCCTCGCTGAAGGCAGCGCACCACCTGAACCTGGCGCACGGATTGGCACTGCGCGAACTGCGCGCCGTCGTGACGAATGACGCGCAGTACTCGGTGACGCTCAATCTGCATGCGCTACGAGGAGACGGGCCGACCGGGCCGGAGGCGGTGCGGCGCATCGACGCCATCGGCAACCGCATCTTCACAGGGCCGATGCTGCACGGCGGCTACCCGCGCGATCTGTTAGAAGACACCCGCGACATCACCGACTGGTCGTTCGTGCTCGACGGCGACACCGAGCTCATCAACCAGAAGATCGACGTGCTGGGCGTCAACTATTACTCGACGACGCGTGTTCGAGTCTGGGATGGCGAGGGTGAGCGCGCGAGCGCAGACGGCCACAAAGCGGTTGGCGCGTCACCGTGGCCGGGCGCTGATGACATCGAGTTTCTGGAACAGCCTGGGCCGTACACGTCGATGGGCTGGAACATCGAGCCAAGCGGCCTCGAAGAGCTGCTGCTCGCGGTGCACGCCGAATTCCCGGATCAGCCCCTGATGGTTACCGAGAACGGGGCGGCCTTCGACGATGTGGTGACGGCGGATGCGTCTGGTTCGGATGCCGCCCGCCCGGCGGTTCATGACACCGATCGCATCGACTACTTCCGCAGGCACCTCACGGCGGTGCACCGTGCGCTGTCGGCCGGGGTCGACCTGCGCGGCTACTTCGTCTGGTCTCTGTTGGACAACTTCGAGTGGGGCTTCGGTTACTCGATGCGTTTCGGCATCGTGCGCGTGGACTACGACACGCTCGAGCGACTGCCCAAGGACAGCGCAGCCTGGTACGCGGAACTGGCGGCCAGCGGTCACCTTCCCGACTAG
- a CDS encoding sugar phosphate isomerase/epimerase family protein: MTRPITLFTGQWADLPFEKVAELAGGWGYDGLEIACWGDHLDPWRWDDEEYVAGKKAVLEKNGLGVWAISNHLKGQAVCDDPIDQRHRDILGDRVWGDGEAEGVRQRAAEELKNTARLAAKLGVKTVTGFTGSSIWKYVAMFPPASQAMVDAGYQDFADRWNPILDVFDEVGVRFAHEVHPSEIAYDYWTTVQALEAIGHREAFGLNWDPSHMVWQDIDPVSFLWDFRDRIYNVHVKDTKKRMTNGRNGRLGSHLAWADPRRGWDFISTGHGDVPWENAFRMLNAIDYQGPLSVEWEDAGMDRLVGAPEALGFVKQFAFDAPDAAFDAAFSTK, encoded by the coding sequence ATGACCCGCCCGATCACGTTGTTCACCGGCCAGTGGGCCGATCTGCCGTTCGAGAAGGTTGCGGAGTTGGCCGGCGGCTGGGGTTATGACGGTTTGGAGATCGCCTGTTGGGGCGACCACCTGGACCCGTGGCGTTGGGATGACGAGGAGTACGTCGCCGGCAAGAAGGCCGTGCTGGAAAAGAACGGCCTGGGTGTGTGGGCGATCTCGAACCATTTGAAGGGTCAGGCGGTGTGCGATGATCCGATCGATCAGCGGCACCGCGACATCCTCGGCGACAGGGTCTGGGGCGATGGCGAAGCCGAGGGTGTGCGTCAGCGTGCTGCAGAAGAGTTGAAGAACACGGCACGATTGGCCGCGAAACTGGGGGTGAAGACGGTCACCGGGTTCACCGGGTCCTCGATCTGGAAGTACGTGGCGATGTTCCCGCCGGCGTCGCAGGCGATGGTGGATGCCGGTTATCAGGATTTCGCGGACCGCTGGAACCCGATCCTGGACGTCTTCGATGAGGTGGGGGTGCGGTTCGCGCACGAGGTGCACCCGTCGGAGATCGCCTATGACTACTGGACGACGGTGCAAGCGCTGGAGGCGATCGGGCACCGGGAGGCGTTCGGCCTGAACTGGGACCCGAGCCACATGGTCTGGCAGGACATCGACCCGGTCAGTTTCCTCTGGGACTTCCGTGACCGCATCTACAACGTGCACGTCAAGGACACGAAGAAGCGGATGACCAACGGCCGCAACGGTCGACTCGGCTCGCACCTGGCCTGGGCCGATCCGCGCCGCGGTTGGGACTTCATCTCGACCGGTCACGGGGATGTGCCGTGGGAGAACGCGTTCCGCATGCTCAACGCCATCGACTACCAGGGCCCGCTCTCGGTCGAGTGGGAAGACGCCGGCATGGACCGCCTGGTCGGCGCCCCCGAGGCGCTCGGCTTCGTCAAGCAGTTCGCCTTCGACGCGCCAGACGCCGCATTCGACGCAGCATTCAGCACCAAATGA
- a CDS encoding ROK family transcriptional regulator: MAAPTGRGNNLDSVRQHNLSTVLGLVHRQGPSSRAALTAATGLNRSTIGALVAELAELGLASEREPDASNRVGRPSPVVAPNSAIAAIAVNPEIDAVTVGLVGLDARVQRRVRHATNGPVGSLEAARIASAVIDGMRADLDAAPVAIGVAMPGLVRRSDGLVRLAPHLNWVDEPFTERLHELTGLPVVAANDANLGANAERLFGAGRGVRDLVYLNGGASGIGGGVITDGRPLTGLAGYAGELGHTLVNSSGVRCHCGAIGCLETEVNQRSLLAVLGLASADGDELEQALAASDSIAVRGEIERQLGFLAVSVRNATNIFNPQLIVLGGFLGALVAAAPDRLHKLVSETALRASGESLRIVRAELGRNLLMIGAAELAFAPLLADPAAFGGLG; encoded by the coding sequence GTGGCAGCACCGACCGGCAGAGGCAATAATCTCGACAGCGTTCGACAGCACAATCTGTCGACCGTGCTCGGTCTCGTGCACAGACAGGGGCCGTCGTCGCGTGCCGCGTTGACCGCGGCCACCGGGCTGAACCGATCGACCATCGGTGCGCTTGTCGCCGAGCTCGCCGAGCTCGGCCTGGCCAGCGAGCGCGAACCGGATGCCAGCAATCGCGTCGGGCGGCCCAGTCCCGTTGTCGCACCGAATAGCGCGATCGCCGCGATCGCTGTGAACCCCGAGATCGACGCGGTCACGGTCGGCCTGGTCGGTCTCGATGCACGCGTGCAGCGCCGTGTGAGACACGCCACGAACGGGCCGGTCGGGTCCCTGGAGGCGGCCCGCATCGCATCCGCCGTCATCGACGGGATGCGTGCCGATCTTGACGCGGCGCCGGTCGCGATCGGGGTTGCGATGCCCGGCTTGGTCAGACGCAGCGACGGGCTGGTGCGGCTCGCGCCTCACCTGAACTGGGTCGATGAGCCGTTCACCGAGCGGCTGCACGAGCTGACCGGGTTGCCCGTTGTCGCAGCGAACGACGCGAATCTCGGGGCGAACGCCGAGAGGCTGTTCGGCGCAGGTCGGGGCGTGCGTGACCTTGTGTACCTCAACGGCGGTGCGAGCGGCATCGGCGGCGGCGTGATCACCGACGGCCGCCCGCTAACCGGCCTCGCCGGTTACGCCGGAGAACTCGGTCACACCCTGGTCAACAGTTCCGGCGTGCGCTGTCATTGCGGCGCGATCGGATGCCTCGAGACCGAGGTGAATCAGCGATCTCTTCTCGCCGTGCTCGGCCTTGCGAGTGCGGACGGCGACGAGCTTGAGCAGGCGCTCGCGGCATCCGATTCGATCGCCGTGCGTGGCGAGATCGAACGACAACTGGGTTTTTTGGCCGTATCCGTGCGGAATGCGACCAACATCTTCAATCCGCAATTGATCGTGCTCGGCGGATTCCTCGGCGCGCTGGTCGCGGCCGCGCCCGATCGTTTGCATAAGCTCGTCTCGGAGACCGCACTGCGCGCATCCGGGGAATCGCTGCGGATCGTGCGTGCCGAACTCGGTCGCAATCTGCTGATGATCGGTGCCGCCGAACTGGCGTTCGCGCCGCTGCTGGCCGATCCGGCCGCTTTCGGCGGCCTTGGCTGA
- a CDS encoding ThuA domain-containing protein → MTPDTPPSNTAPRNALIVRGGWDGHQPVETTDSMIPFLERNGFTVRVEESTAIYTDADYLADVDLILQIVTMSTITDEEFAGLQKAVLNGTGLGGWHGGIADSYRNNADYLHMIGGQFAHHAGKDPAERIGEQSDNYIPYTVHITEAGRTHPITAGIEDFDLVTEQYWVLSDSYNDVLATTTQAVRPWDAWNRPVTAPAVWTRQWGNGRIFVSAPGHRLDVLDNPNVRTIVERGLLWAAR, encoded by the coding sequence ATGACTCCGGATACTCCGCCTTCCAATACAGCGCCTCGCAACGCGTTGATCGTGCGCGGCGGCTGGGACGGGCACCAGCCCGTCGAAACCACCGATTCGATGATCCCTTTTCTTGAGCGCAACGGGTTCACCGTGCGCGTCGAGGAATCCACCGCCATCTATACGGATGCCGACTACCTGGCCGATGTCGATCTGATTCTGCAGATCGTGACGATGTCCACGATCACCGACGAGGAGTTCGCCGGGTTGCAGAAGGCCGTGCTGAACGGCACGGGCCTGGGTGGCTGGCATGGCGGCATCGCAGACTCCTATCGCAATAACGCCGACTATCTGCATATGATCGGCGGACAGTTCGCGCACCACGCCGGCAAGGACCCGGCCGAGCGCATCGGCGAGCAGTCGGACAACTACATTCCGTACACCGTGCACATCACAGAGGCCGGTCGAACGCATCCGATCACAGCAGGCATCGAGGACTTCGATCTCGTCACCGAGCAGTACTGGGTGCTCAGCGATTCATACAACGACGTGCTGGCCACGACCACGCAGGCGGTGCGACCCTGGGATGCCTGGAACCGGCCCGTCACCGCGCCTGCCGTGTGGACGCGGCAATGGGGCAATGGGCGAATTTTCGTCTCGGCACCCGGGCACCGCCTCGACGTTCTCGACAACCCGAACGTGCGCACGATCGTTGAGAGGGGGCTGCTGTGGGCAGCTCGCTAA